From the genome of Manduca sexta isolate Smith_Timp_Sample1 chromosome 14, JHU_Msex_v1.0, whole genome shotgun sequence, one region includes:
- the LOC115456099 gene encoding RNA-binding protein with serine-rich domain 1-A isoform X1 produces MARNKSPSATSDKDKKKPKENKKKKGDSGSSSSDSSGSSSESSSSRSSSRSSSSSSGSSSRSSSSSSSSSSSSSNNDRSRPKKKSSPHKSPIKDRREPDREKVRDRSPIGDKKKLALPASNDKNKVKDKHERSPGRKKRERSPPPRPTRIHIGRLTLNVSRDHIHEIFSTYGSVKAVEFPMDRLHPHNGRGYAYVEFSNADEAENAMKHMDGGQIDGQEITAAPVLIPSRPRRPSPRPMPPRHAPPRRHSPPRYRRRSPAPRRRSPIRRRRTRSRSPRAAPRRRRSRSSSSSSR; encoded by the exons at GGCTCGAAATAAATCACCATCGGCGACTTCCGATAAAGACAAAAAGAAACCAAAGGAAAACAAGAAGAAAAAAGGCGATTCTGGATCCAGCAGTAGTGATAGTAGTGGCAG TTCTTCGGAGAGCAGCTCGTCGCGGTCGTCGTCCCGGTCGTCGTCGAGCAGCTCGGGCAGCTCGTCACGCTCGTCCTCGTCGTCCAGCTCGTCAAGCAGCAGCAGCAGTAACAACGACCGTTCCAGACCAAAGAAGAA GTCTTCACCTCACAAGAGCCCCATTAAGGATCGCCGTGAACCAGACAGAGAAAAAGTAAGAGACCGTTCACCGATTGGTGATAAGAAAAAACTTGCATTGCCAGCATCTAATGATAAGAATAAAGTTAAGGATAAGCATGAAAG ATCTCCGGGTCGTAAGAAACGCGAACGCTCACCGCCGCCGCGACCAACGCGTATTCACATTGGGCGTCTAACATTGAATGTCAGTAGAGATCACattcatgaaatattttcaacatatgGGAGTGTAAAGGCAGTAGAGTTCCCGATGGACAGATTACACCCTCACAATGGGCGTGGATATGCATATGTCGAATTCAGTAATGCTGATGAAGCAGAAAACGCGATGAAACACATGGATGGAg GGCAAATCGATGGGCAAGAGATCACGGCGGCGCCTGTATTGATTCCGTCGCGTCCACGCCGACCCTCACCACGCCCGATGCCGCCCAGACACGCCCCACCCCGACGACACTCGCCACCACG GTACAGACGGCGCAGCCCTGCGCCGCGGCGCCGGTCGCCGATCCGCCGCCGCCGCACTCGGTCGCGGTCGCCGCGCGCAgcgcctcgccgccgccgctCCAGGTCCTCCTCATCTTCCTCCCGATAG
- the LOC115456097 gene encoding NADH-quinone oxidoreductase subunit B 2, translated as MQAIKALGSSAPNTVLSVLKKGAFAPVANQIRQTHLPAPKPNEQRPYSPFQDASNMAELAVARLDDLLNWGRKGSIWPMTFGLACCAVEMMHIAAPRYDMDRYGVVFRASPRQSDVMIVAGTLTNKMAPALRKVYDQMPDPRWVISMGSCANGGGYYHYSYSVVRGCDRIVPVDIYVPGCPPTAEALLYGILQLQKKVKRMKSVQIWYRK; from the exons ATGCAGGCTATTAAAGCGTTAGGGAGTTCAGCTCCCAACACAGTTTTATCTGTGTTGAAGAAAGGTGCTTTTGCGCCTGTAGCGAATCAAATAAGACAAACTCATCTACCAGCACCAAAACCAAACGAACAGCGTCCATACTCACCGTTTCAAGATGCAAGCAACATGGCAGAGCTGGCTGTAGCCAGGCTTGATGACTTACTGAACTGGGGAAGAAAAGGCTCTATCTGGCCCATGACATTTGGTTTGGCCTGCTGCGCTGTAGAGATGATGCACATCGCTGCTCCTCGTTATGACATGGACAG aTATGGTGTAGTGTTCCGTGCATCACCCCGTCAGTCTGATGTGATGATTGTTGCTGGAACCCTAACCAACAAAATGGCTCCAGCTTTGAGGAAAGTGTATGATCAAATGCCAGATCCAAGATGGGTTATTTCCATGGGCAGCTGTGCAAATGGTGGTGGATATTATCACTACTCATACTCTGTTGTGAG GGGTTGTGATCGTATAGTGCCTGTAGATATCTACGTTCCTGGATGTCCCCCAACAGCTGAAGCTCTACTTTACGGAATCCTCCAACTGCAAAAGAAAGTGAAGAGGATGAAGTCAGTACAAATTTGGTATAGAAAGTAA
- the LOC115456098 gene encoding cell cycle checkpoint protein RAD17 — protein MSNLQKKEKRWLKPIFDFDNDEPTKKRVKTASHKHPTTSPVKSASTTDKRIINIDHKTWMKNFDPVTVGDLAVNNKKVQEIEEWLKIACSGNCGEILLLTGPVGCGKTITIQILAKQHNIKLTEWITPIDISLPSEYGDYEYREKQSTKFLDFIINAANFTSLLDNNSKKLVLVEDLPNTFTRTPSEFTDVLQQFKQRAKSPIVFICSESHTDSKNTGANLFTPSLKDQFKIHHITLNSISVTGLRSALKRVAEIIYNKHTSVYTVPSSEMIDCIVNSSAGDVRSAVLNLHFACLRGSQQSMETSIVMEKETKTKSNKRKKQASSKFTSLGKDQTVSILHGVGRVLNPKMVLDDNGKSKLSHSPEEIIEQFVSQPNSFVNFIQENYLPHFACPYQTERAASILSDADFMLAEWREKMCLEYGLYAAVAGLMLANRTPVSAWNPVRRPTYSKIQYPLPSELPLLQENYLYKGKELVSDYKTFCKIIGTNT, from the exons ATGTCTAATCTTCAGaaaaag GAAAAAAGGTGGCTCAAACcaatatttgattttgataaTGATGAACCTACTAAGAAGAGAGTGAAGACCGCCAGCCATAAACATCCTACCACATCACCAGTAAAG AGTGCAAGCACAACTgataaaagaattataaacaTTGATCACAAAACATGGATGAAAAATTTTGATCCTGTGACTGTTGGAGATTTGGCTGTTAACAATAAAAAGGTTCAAGAAATAGAAGAATGGTTAAAAATAGCTTGCAGTGGCAATTGTGGCGAAATATTGCTTTTAACTGGTCCTGTAGGTTGTGGAAAAACAATAACTATACAGATATTAGCAAAacaacacaatataaaattaactgaGTGGATAACTCCAATTGATATAAGCTTGCCTTCTGAATATG GTGATTATGAATATAGAGAGAAGCAATCAACAAAGTTtctagattttataataaatgcagCTAACTTCACATCACTTTTAgacaataatagtaaaaaattggTATTAGTTGAAGATTTGCCTAATACATTTACAAGAACACCATCAGAATTTACAGATGTATTACA GCAATTTAAACAAAGAGCAAAGTCCCCAATAGTTTTTATATGCTCAGAATCTCATACAGATAGTAAAAATACCGGTGCAAATCTGTTCACACCAAGTTTGAAGGATCAGTTTAAAATTCATCATATtac gTTGAATAGTATTTCAGTGACAGGCTTAAGATCGGCGTTGAAACGCGTAGcagaaataatatacaataaacataCATCCGTGTACACTGTTCCTTCATCAGAGATGATAGATTGCATTGTTAATTCTTCAGCAGGGGATGTGCGCTCTGCTGtcttaaatttacattttgcaTGTTTAAGAG GATCACAACAGAGCATGGAGACCAGCATAGTTATGGAAAAAGAAACTAAAACGAAAagtaataaaaggaaaaaacaaGCATCTAGTAAATTCACATCATTAGGAAAAGATCAAACTGTAAGCATTCTTCATGGTGTTGGAAGAGTTTTGAATCCTAAAA tggTGTTAGATGATAATGGAAAATCAAAGCTTTCTCATAGCCCTGAAGAAATAATTGAACAATTTGTTAGTCAACCAAATTCATTTGTCAACTTTATACAAGAGAATTATTTGCCTCATTTTGCTTGTCCCTACCAAACTGAGAGAGCAGCATCTATACTAAGTGATGCAGATTTCATGTTGGCTGAGTGGAGG GAAAAAATGTGCCTAGAATATGGTTTGTATGCTGCTGTTGCTGGATTAATGCTCGCCAACAGAACACCTGTGTCGGCCTGGAACCCTGTAAGGAGGCCAACTTATTCGAAAATACAATATcc gTTGCCCAGCGAGTTGCCTCTTTTACAagaaaattatttgtacaaaGGAAAAGAACTTGTTTctgattataaaacattttgtaaaataattggaACCAATACATAA
- the LOC115456099 gene encoding RNA-binding protein with serine-rich domain 1-A isoform X2, whose protein sequence is MARNKSPSATSDKDKKKPKENKKKKGDSGSSSSDSSGSSSESSSSRSSSRSSSSSSGSSSRSSSSSSSSSSSSSNNDRSRPKKKSSPHKSPIKDRREPDREKVRDRSPIGDKKKLALPASNDKNKVKDKHERSPGRKKRERSPPPRPTRIHIGRLTLNVSRDHIHEIFSTYGSVKAVEFPMDRLHPHNGRGYAYVEFSNADEAENAMKHMDGGQIDGQEITAAPVLIPSRPRRPSPRPMPPRHAPPRRHSPPRRRSPAPRRRSPIRRRRTRSRSPRAAPRRRRSRSSSSSSR, encoded by the exons at GGCTCGAAATAAATCACCATCGGCGACTTCCGATAAAGACAAAAAGAAACCAAAGGAAAACAAGAAGAAAAAAGGCGATTCTGGATCCAGCAGTAGTGATAGTAGTGGCAG TTCTTCGGAGAGCAGCTCGTCGCGGTCGTCGTCCCGGTCGTCGTCGAGCAGCTCGGGCAGCTCGTCACGCTCGTCCTCGTCGTCCAGCTCGTCAAGCAGCAGCAGCAGTAACAACGACCGTTCCAGACCAAAGAAGAA GTCTTCACCTCACAAGAGCCCCATTAAGGATCGCCGTGAACCAGACAGAGAAAAAGTAAGAGACCGTTCACCGATTGGTGATAAGAAAAAACTTGCATTGCCAGCATCTAATGATAAGAATAAAGTTAAGGATAAGCATGAAAG ATCTCCGGGTCGTAAGAAACGCGAACGCTCACCGCCGCCGCGACCAACGCGTATTCACATTGGGCGTCTAACATTGAATGTCAGTAGAGATCACattcatgaaatattttcaacatatgGGAGTGTAAAGGCAGTAGAGTTCCCGATGGACAGATTACACCCTCACAATGGGCGTGGATATGCATATGTCGAATTCAGTAATGCTGATGAAGCAGAAAACGCGATGAAACACATGGATGGAg GGCAAATCGATGGGCAAGAGATCACGGCGGCGCCTGTATTGATTCCGTCGCGTCCACGCCGACCCTCACCACGCCCGATGCCGCCCAGACACGCCCCACCCCGACGACACTCGCCACCACG ACGGCGCAGCCCTGCGCCGCGGCGCCGGTCGCCGATCCGCCGCCGCCGCACTCGGTCGCGGTCGCCGCGCGCAgcgcctcgccgccgccgctCCAGGTCCTCCTCATCTTCCTCCCGATAG
- the LOC115456099 gene encoding RNA-binding protein with serine-rich domain 1-A isoform X3 has product MARNKSPSATSDKDKKKPKENKKKKGDSGSSSSDSSGSSSRSSSRSSSSSSGSSSRSSSSSSSSSSSSSNNDRSRPKKKSSPHKSPIKDRREPDREKVRDRSPIGDKKKLALPASNDKNKVKDKHERSPGRKKRERSPPPRPTRIHIGRLTLNVSRDHIHEIFSTYGSVKAVEFPMDRLHPHNGRGYAYVEFSNADEAENAMKHMDGGQIDGQEITAAPVLIPSRPRRPSPRPMPPRHAPPRRHSPPRYRRRSPAPRRRSPIRRRRTRSRSPRAAPRRRRSRSSSSSSR; this is encoded by the exons at GGCTCGAAATAAATCACCATCGGCGACTTCCGATAAAGACAAAAAGAAACCAAAGGAAAACAAGAAGAAAAAAGGCGATTCTGGATCCAGCAGTAGTGATAGTAGTGGCAG CTCGTCGCGGTCGTCGTCCCGGTCGTCGTCGAGCAGCTCGGGCAGCTCGTCACGCTCGTCCTCGTCGTCCAGCTCGTCAAGCAGCAGCAGCAGTAACAACGACCGTTCCAGACCAAAGAAGAA GTCTTCACCTCACAAGAGCCCCATTAAGGATCGCCGTGAACCAGACAGAGAAAAAGTAAGAGACCGTTCACCGATTGGTGATAAGAAAAAACTTGCATTGCCAGCATCTAATGATAAGAATAAAGTTAAGGATAAGCATGAAAG ATCTCCGGGTCGTAAGAAACGCGAACGCTCACCGCCGCCGCGACCAACGCGTATTCACATTGGGCGTCTAACATTGAATGTCAGTAGAGATCACattcatgaaatattttcaacatatgGGAGTGTAAAGGCAGTAGAGTTCCCGATGGACAGATTACACCCTCACAATGGGCGTGGATATGCATATGTCGAATTCAGTAATGCTGATGAAGCAGAAAACGCGATGAAACACATGGATGGAg GGCAAATCGATGGGCAAGAGATCACGGCGGCGCCTGTATTGATTCCGTCGCGTCCACGCCGACCCTCACCACGCCCGATGCCGCCCAGACACGCCCCACCCCGACGACACTCGCCACCACG GTACAGACGGCGCAGCCCTGCGCCGCGGCGCCGGTCGCCGATCCGCCGCCGCCGCACTCGGTCGCGGTCGCCGCGCGCAgcgcctcgccgccgccgctCCAGGTCCTCCTCATCTTCCTCCCGATAG